The following coding sequences lie in one Anguilla anguilla isolate fAngAng1 chromosome 14, fAngAng1.pri, whole genome shotgun sequence genomic window:
- the slc4a5b gene encoding electrogenic sodium bicarbonate cotransporter 4: MDHDGMGGRGVENGRRRYEEEEEHHSVYIGVPVPRSYRRKRRRRRSDSSRETGDGDRERRHESHRHQHQDRDDRRRFDMDDGVLDPQDQSPSPDPNSTMSPAAERLRYILNDEDDVPTPTIFTEMDTLQHEGDELEWKESARWVKFEEKVEEGGERWSKPHVSTLSLHSLFELRTCLQTGTIMLDLEGYSLPQIVEEIVEKQVEEGLIGPELRDKIVYVLLRKHRHQTKKPIHRSLADIGKASSSSRSPARSPTAGAGFHRSTEDLRMKQAGSYGRLHHAQSRSMNDISDTPSTDQLKNKFMKKIPRDAEASNVLVGEVDFLEKPFVAFVRLSQATTLGGLTEVPVPTRFLFVLLGPQGKGKSYNEIGRAIATLMVDDLFSDVAYKARDREDLIAGIDEFLDEVIVLPPGEWDPKIRIEPPKKVPSADMRKSVFSLNELGQMNGTAGGGGGAAEDEEMPAPHELGEELAFTGRFCGGLILDIKRKLPWFPRDFYDGFHIQSISAVLFIYLGCITNAITFGGLLGDATDNYQGVMESFLGTALAGTIFCLFGGQPLIILSSTGPILIFEKLLFEFSKSNNIDYMELRLWIGLHSCLQCFILVATDASYIIKYMTRFTEEGFSSLISFIFISDAIKKMVGSFKYYPINREFKPDYITTYKCECLAPDPVVSMTFNVSAPVAVDNSTNLSVYNVTALDWSQLSKKECLKYGGTLVGKSCKYVPDLALMSFILFFGTYSMTVSLKKFKFSRYFPTKWRTLISDFSIIISILVFCVLDFLLCLDTPKLHVPTEIKPTRPDRGWVVQPFGKNPWWIYVASFVPALLVTILIFMDQQISAVIVNRKENKLKKGCGYHLDLLWVGVLMVACSFMGLPWYVAATVISIAHIDSLKMESESSAPGEQPQFLGVREQRLTGTLVFVLTGVSIFLAPILQYIPMPVLYGVFLYMGVASLSGIQFWDRIKLYLMPAKHQPDFTYLRHVPLRRVHLFTLVQITCLAVLWILKSTVAAIIFPVMILGLMVVRKMLDLVFSQHDLAWLDDILPEKDKKKKEDEKKKKDKKKSREEDDIEPESKSPSPTSVRIPMEPMGLLVSPAPTPGPPPVEPLVSDREIPPLL; the protein is encoded by the exons AGCACCACTCTGTCTACATTGGCGTTCCCGTGCCGCGCAGTTACCGGCGCAAGCGGCGTCGCCGTCGGTCAGACTCCAGCCGTGAGACGGGAGACGGCGACCGGGAGAGACGCCATGAGTCCCACAGACACCAGCACCAGGACAGAGACGACAGGAGGCGCTTCGACATGGACGATGGGGTCCTGGACCCACAAGATCAGAGCCCTTCTCCGGACCCCAACTCCACCA tgTCTCCAGCGGCAGAGAGACTGCGCTACATCTTGAACGATGAAGACGATgtgcccacccccaccatctTCACCGAGATGGACACACTTCAGCACGAGGGTGACGAGCTGGAGTGGAAGGAGTCAGCCAG GTGGGTGAAATTTgaggagaaggtggaggagggtggggagaggtggagtAAGCCGCACGTCTCCACCCTGTCCCTGCACAGCCTGTTTGAGCTGCGCACTTGTCTGCAGACTGGCACCATCATGCTGGACCTGGAGGGGTACTCCCTGCCCCAGATAGTGG AGGAGATTGTGGAgaagcaggtggaggaggggctcATTGGACCTGAGCTGAGGGACAAGATTGTCTATGTCCTTCTGAGGAAACACCGACACCAGACCAAGAAACCTATTCACCGCTCTCTGGCTGACATTGGGAAGGCCTCCTCCTCCA GCCGAAGCCCCGCCCGCAGCCCCACCGCAGGGGCAGGGTTCCATCGCTCCACAGAAGATCTGCGCATGAAGCAGGCGGGCAGCTATGGCCGTCTGC ATCATGCCCAGAGTCGGAGCATGAATGATATTTCAGATACACCCAGCACAGACCAG CTGAAGAATAAATTCATGAAGAAGATTCCTCGCGACGCTGAAGCCTCCAATGTGCTGGTGGGGGAGGTGGACTTCCTGGAAAAGCCCTTTGTGGCATTTGTCCGTTTATCCCAGGCCACCACCCTGGGGGGGCTGACCGAGGTCCCCGTGCCAACCAG GTTCCTCTTTGTGTTACTGGGGCCACAGGGCAAAGGGAAGTCGTACAATGAGATTGGCCGTGCCATTGCCACTCTGATGGTGGATGAC cTCTTCAGTGATGTGGCTTATAAGGCTCGGGACCGAGAGGACCTCATTGCCGGTATTGATGAGTTCCTAGATGAGGTGATTGTGCTGCCACCAGGAGAGTGGGATCCCAAAATCCGCATTGAGCCCCCCAAAAAAGTGCCCTCGGCAGACATGAG GAAGTCAGTCTTCTCCCTAAACGAGTTGGGACAGATGAACGGGacggcaggagggggaggaggtgctgCTGAGGATGAGGAGATGCCCGCACCCCACGAACTGGGAGAGGAGCTGGCGTTCACTGGGAG GTTCTGTGGCGGCCTGATATTGGACATTAAGCGGAAGCTGCCCTGGTTCCCCAGGGACTTCTATGATGGCTTCCACATCCAGTCCATCTCCGCCGTGCTCTTCATTTACCTGGGCTGCATCACCAACGCCATCACCTtcggggggctgctgggagacgCCACTGACAACTACCAG GGTGTGATGGAGAGTTTCCTGGGTACGGCTCTGGCTGGTACGatcttctgtttgtttggtgGCCAGCCCCTCATCATCCTCAGCTCCACCGGGCCCATCCTGATCTTCGAGAAGCTGCTCTTTGAGTTCAGCAA GTCTAACAACATAGACTACATGGAGCTGCGACTGTGGATAGGGCTCCACTCCTGCCTCCAGTGCTTTATTCTGGTCGCCACGGATGCCAGCTACATCATCAAATATATGACACGCTTCACAGAGGAAGGCTTCTCCAGCCTCAtctccttcatcttcatctctGACGCCATCAAGAAGATGGTGGGTTCCTTCAAGTACTACCCCATCAACAGGGAATTCAAGCCGGACTACATCACTACATACAAGTGCGAGTGCCTGGCCCCTGATCCAG TGGTTTCAATGACTTTCAATGTATCGGCTCCAGTGGCAGTGGACAACAGCACTAACCTGTCTGTg TATAATGTGACAGCCCTGGACTGGAGCCAGCTCAGCAAGAAGGAGTGCCTGAAGTACGGGGGCACCCTGGTGGGGAAGTCCTGCAAGTACGTGCCTGACCTGGCCCTCATGTCCTTCATCCTCTTCTTCGGCACCTACTCTATGACCGTCTCACTCAAGAAGTTCAAGTTCAGCCGGTACTTCCCCACCAAG TGGCGTACCCTGATCAGTGACTTTTCCATCATTATTTCCATCCTGGTCTTCTGTGTGCTGGACTTTCTTCTGTGCCTGGACACCCCCAAACTGCATGTTCCCACGGAGATAAAG CCGACACGCCCTGACCGTGGCTGGGTGGTGCAGCCTTTTGGGAAGAACCCCTGGTGGATATACGTGGCCAGCTTCGTCCCGGCCCTCCTCGTCACCATCCTCATTTTCATGGACCAGCAGATTAGCGCTGTCATCGTCAACCGCAAGGAGAACAAGCTGAAG AAAGGGTGTGGCTACCACCTGGACCTGCTGTGGGTCGGGGTCCTGATGGTGGCCTGCTCCTTCATGGGGCTGCCGTGGTACGTGGCAGCGACTGTCATCTCAATCGCCCACATCGACTCCCTCAAGATGGAGAGTGAGTCCAGCGCCCCGGGGGAGCAGCCACAGTTCCTGGGAgtgag GGAGCAGAGGCTGACAGGAACCCTGGTGTTTGTATTGACCGGAGTTTCCATCTTCCTTGCTCCCATACTCCAG TACATCCCCATGCCAGTGCTCTACGGTGTCTTCCTTTACATGGGGGTGGCGTCTCTCAGTGGCATTCAG TTCTGGGACCGAATAAAGCTGTACCTGATGCCAGCGAAGCACCAGCCAGATTTCACCTACTTGCGGCACGTGCCTCTGCGGCGGGTGCACCTCTTCACCCTGGTGCAGATCACCTGCCTGGCGGTGCTCTGGATCCTCAAGTCCACCGTGGCAGCCATCATCTTCCCAGTCATG ATCCTGGGCCTGATGGTGGTACGGAAGATGCTAGACCTGGTGTTCTCCCAGCACGACTTGGCCTGGCTGGACGATATTCTGCCCGAGaaggacaagaagaagaaggaggatgaaaagaaaaagaaagacaagaaGAAATCCAGAGAAGAGGATGACATTGAACCAGAG tctaAGAGCCCCTCCCCAACCTCAGTGAGGATACCCATGGAACCCATGGGTCTGCTCGTGAGCCCCGCCCCTACCCCTGGTCCCCCTCCTGTTGAACCCCTAGTCTCTGACC gAGAAATACCACCCTTACTCTAA